In Egicoccus sp. AB-alg2, a single genomic region encodes these proteins:
- a CDS encoding low molecular weight protein-tyrosine-phosphatase: MPADARDAHRGDRRPVVLTVCLGNICRSPTAEAAIREVAAERGVDLEVRSAGTGDWHVGSPPDERMRTAAAAVDLVLDGVAEQVTARHLADADLVVAMDRTNLGDLERLAARAGADTPIRLFRAFDDDSLARGDLEVPDPYYGGEQGFHEVVGLCRAAAAGVVAYLAGERDDPGPR; this comes from the coding sequence ATGCCCGCCGACGCCCGTGACGCACACCGTGGCGACCGTCGCCCCGTGGTCCTGACCGTCTGCCTCGGCAACATCTGCCGCTCGCCCACGGCCGAGGCCGCCATCCGCGAGGTCGCGGCCGAACGTGGCGTGGACCTCGAGGTGCGTTCCGCCGGGACCGGCGACTGGCACGTCGGTTCGCCCCCCGACGAGCGGATGCGGACGGCCGCCGCGGCCGTCGACCTGGTCCTCGACGGCGTGGCCGAGCAGGTCACCGCTCGCCACCTGGCCGACGCCGACCTGGTGGTCGCGATGGACCGCACGAACCTCGGCGACCTCGAGCGCCTGGCCGCGCGCGCCGGCGCCGACACCCCCATCCGCCTGTTCCGGGCGTTCGACGACGACAGCCTGGCGCGCGGCGACCTCGAGGTGCCCGACCCCTACTACGGCGGCGAACAGGGCTTCCACGAGGTGGTCGGCCTGTGCCGGGCCGCGGCCGCCGGGGTCGTGGCCTACCTCGCGGGCGAGCGCGACGACCCCGGACCCCGCTGA
- the hutH gene encoding histidine ammonia-lyase produces METLELGARPLRLDDVVAVARGITDVQLHADARARLKAARAHVDRLASRDTPVYGVSTGFGALATRHIPVDRRAQLQRSLVRSHAAGSGPAVEREVVRAMMLLRLKTLASGHTGVRPEVAETLAGLLSAGITPVVHEYGSLGCSGDLAPLAAVALALMGEGEVDDADGARRPAGEAMAEAGIAPVELAEKEGLALINGTDGMLGMLALAIADLTRLLRVADVAAAMSVEALLGTDRVFAADLQALRPHPGQTASAGNLRRLLDGSAIMDSHRTPDCTRVQDAYSLRCAPQVAGAARDTLDHARLVAERELAAAIDNPVLTDDGRVESNGNFHGAPVAYVLDFLAIPVADVASMSERRTDRFLDVARNGGLPPFLADDPGVDSGHMIAQYTQAGIVSELKRLAAPASVDSIPSSAMQEDHVSMGWSAGRKLLRAVDGLARVLAVEVLTAARAIDLRAPLTPSPATGAVRDLLRRRVDGPGPDRHLAPEVAAAYELVRSGALLEAVQAVTGPLD; encoded by the coding sequence ATGGAGACCTTGGAGCTGGGAGCCCGCCCGCTGCGCCTCGACGACGTCGTGGCCGTCGCCCGCGGGATCACCGACGTGCAGCTGCACGCGGACGCGCGCGCACGTCTGAAGGCCGCACGCGCCCACGTCGACCGACTCGCCAGCCGGGACACGCCCGTCTACGGGGTGTCCACCGGCTTCGGTGCTCTGGCGACGCGCCACATCCCCGTCGACCGGCGCGCACAGCTGCAGCGCTCGCTGGTCCGCTCGCACGCCGCCGGCAGCGGGCCGGCGGTGGAGCGCGAGGTGGTCCGCGCGATGATGCTGCTGCGGCTGAAGACGCTCGCGTCCGGCCACACCGGCGTGCGCCCCGAGGTGGCGGAGACGCTGGCCGGGCTGCTGTCGGCCGGGATCACGCCGGTCGTGCACGAGTACGGCTCGCTGGGCTGCTCCGGCGACCTGGCGCCGCTGGCGGCCGTGGCGCTCGCGCTGATGGGCGAAGGCGAGGTCGACGACGCCGACGGCGCTCGCCGTCCCGCGGGCGAGGCGATGGCCGAGGCGGGCATCGCGCCGGTCGAGCTGGCGGAGAAGGAGGGACTGGCCCTCATCAACGGCACCGACGGGATGCTGGGGATGCTGGCGCTGGCGATCGCCGACCTGACCCGGCTGCTGCGGGTCGCCGACGTGGCCGCCGCCATGAGCGTCGAGGCGCTGCTGGGTACCGACCGGGTGTTCGCCGCCGACCTGCAGGCGCTGCGGCCACATCCCGGGCAGACCGCCAGCGCCGGGAACCTGCGCCGGCTGCTGGACGGCTCGGCCATCATGGACAGCCACCGCACGCCGGACTGCACCCGGGTGCAGGACGCCTACTCGCTGCGCTGTGCCCCGCAGGTCGCCGGCGCGGCCCGCGACACGCTCGACCACGCCCGGCTGGTGGCCGAGCGGGAACTGGCCGCCGCCATCGACAACCCGGTGCTGACCGACGACGGCCGGGTGGAGTCCAACGGCAACTTCCACGGCGCCCCGGTCGCCTACGTGCTGGACTTCCTCGCCATTCCGGTGGCGGACGTCGCGTCGATGTCCGAGCGGCGCACCGACCGCTTCCTCGACGTGGCCCGCAACGGCGGGCTGCCGCCCTTCCTGGCCGACGACCCGGGTGTCGACTCGGGCCACATGATCGCCCAGTACACCCAGGCCGGCATCGTGTCCGAGCTCAAGCGCCTGGCCGCGCCCGCGTCGGTCGACTCGATCCCGTCCTCGGCGATGCAGGAGGACCACGTGTCGATGGGCTGGTCGGCGGGCCGCAAGCTGCTGCGCGCCGTCGACGGGCTCGCGCGGGTGCTGGCCGTCGAGGTCCTGACCGCCGCCCGTGCCATCGACCTGCGCGCGCCGTTGACGCCCTCTCCCGCAACCGGCGCCGTCCGCGACCTGCTGCGCCGGCGGGTCGACGGGCCGGGGCCGGACCGCCACCTCGCCCCCGAGGTGGCGGCCGCGTACGAGCTGGTGCGCTCCGGCGCGCTGCTCGAGGCCGTACAGGCCGTGACCGGCCCGCTGGACTGA
- the hutU gene encoding urocanate hydratase produces MTTTSGPRPVRAARGTSRSARAWPQEAALRMLHNNLDPEVAEHPDELVVYGGTGKAARNWASFDAIVRTLTDLRDDETLLVQSGKPVGVLRTHEWAPRVLLANSNLVPDWATWDEFRRLDALGLTMYGQMTAGSWIYIGTQGILQGTYETFAAVADKRFGGTLAGTLTLTAGLGGMGGAQPLAVTLNGGVALVVECDPSRIRRRLETRYLDVEANDLDDALRRAEAAVAERRALSIGLLGNAAEVVPEILRRGVHVDVVTDQTSAHDPLAYLPVDCAFEDWHSERQADPVGFTKRARASMARHVEGMVGFLDAGAEVFDYGNALRGEAEAGGYDRAFAYPGFVPAYIRPLFCEGKGPFRWVALSGDPEDIRATDEAVLELFPDDDKLQRWIRAAQDQVAFQGLPARICWLGYGERHLAGERFNELVAGGDVEAPIVIGRDHLDCGSVASPQRETEGMLDGSDAIADWPLLNAMVNVASGAAWVSIHHGGGVGMGRSIHAGQVTVADGSDLAAQKLERVLTNDPAMGVIRHVDAGYDRAAEVARERDVRVPMQETGPAPAAAER; encoded by the coding sequence ATGACCACCACGTCCGGCCCCCGCCCCGTCCGCGCCGCCCGCGGCACCTCGCGGTCGGCCCGTGCCTGGCCGCAGGAAGCGGCGCTACGGATGCTGCACAACAACCTCGACCCCGAGGTCGCCGAGCATCCCGACGAGCTGGTCGTCTACGGCGGCACCGGCAAGGCCGCCCGCAACTGGGCCAGCTTCGACGCCATCGTGCGCACGCTGACCGACCTGCGTGACGACGAGACGCTGCTGGTGCAGTCCGGCAAGCCCGTCGGGGTGCTGCGCACCCACGAATGGGCACCACGCGTGCTGCTGGCCAACAGCAACCTGGTGCCGGACTGGGCGACGTGGGACGAGTTCCGGCGGCTGGACGCGCTCGGACTGACGATGTACGGCCAGATGACGGCCGGCTCCTGGATCTACATCGGCACCCAGGGGATCCTGCAAGGCACCTACGAGACGTTCGCGGCCGTCGCCGACAAGCGCTTCGGCGGGACGCTCGCCGGCACCCTGACCCTCACCGCGGGCCTCGGCGGCATGGGCGGCGCGCAGCCGCTGGCGGTGACGCTCAACGGCGGGGTGGCGCTGGTCGTGGAGTGCGACCCGTCGCGGATCCGCCGCCGGCTGGAGACGCGCTACCTCGACGTCGAGGCGAACGACCTCGACGACGCGCTGCGCCGGGCGGAGGCGGCCGTCGCCGAGCGGCGGGCGCTGTCGATCGGGCTGCTCGGCAACGCGGCCGAGGTGGTGCCCGAGATCCTGCGTCGCGGCGTGCACGTGGACGTCGTGACGGACCAGACCTCGGCGCACGACCCGCTGGCCTACCTGCCGGTGGACTGCGCGTTCGAGGACTGGCACAGCGAGCGCCAGGCCGACCCGGTCGGGTTCACCAAGCGCGCCCGCGCGTCGATGGCCCGGCACGTGGAGGGCATGGTCGGCTTCCTCGACGCGGGCGCCGAGGTGTTCGACTACGGCAACGCACTGCGGGGCGAGGCCGAGGCCGGCGGCTACGACCGCGCCTTCGCCTATCCCGGTTTCGTGCCCGCCTACATCCGACCGCTGTTCTGCGAGGGCAAGGGCCCGTTCCGGTGGGTGGCGCTGTCCGGCGACCCCGAGGACATCCGCGCCACCGACGAGGCCGTGCTGGAGCTGTTCCCCGACGACGACAAGCTGCAGCGCTGGATCCGCGCGGCCCAGGACCAGGTGGCGTTCCAGGGGCTGCCGGCCCGGATCTGCTGGCTCGGCTACGGCGAGCGCCACCTCGCCGGCGAACGGTTCAACGAGCTGGTGGCCGGCGGCGACGTCGAGGCACCGATCGTGATCGGCCGCGACCACCTCGACTGCGGTTCGGTCGCCTCGCCGCAGCGCGAGACCGAGGGCATGCTCGACGGCTCGGACGCGATCGCGGACTGGCCGCTGCTGAACGCGATGGTCAACGTGGCCTCCGGCGCCGCCTGGGTGTCCATCCACCACGGCGGCGGGGTCGGCATGGGCCGCTCGATCCACGCCGGGCAGGTCACGGTCGCGGACGGCAGCGACCTCGCCGCCCAGAAGCTCGAGCGGGTGCTGACCAACGACCCCGCGATGGGCGTGATCCGGCACGTCGACGCCGGCTACGACCGCGCCGCCGAGGTGGCCCGGGAACGCGACGTCCGCGTCCCCATGCAGGAGACCGGTCCCGCACCCGCCGCCGCGGAGCGCTGA
- a CDS encoding allantoate amidohydrolase, with amino-acid sequence MWADLAGIGRAPGDAGGYRRFVWSDADLTLREWFVGEANARGLGVHEDRAGNLWAWWGDPTAGDAVVTGSHLDSVPSGGAFDGPLGVVSGLLAVDRLLETGTMPDRPIAVVAFSDEEGGRYGIACGGSRVLTGLLPAERALALRDDDGVTQAEALRASGRAEAAFGADPEVLRTVGTFVELHVEQGRGLVDLDAPVGVASAIRGHGRWRFDLAGRPDHAGTTRLEDRDDPMLTQARLVLAARDAAARHDAVATVGKVLVEPNAVNAVPARVQAWLDARADDDEVVRAVVAEVAGAIGVEAVEESWTPRVDFAAGLRDRLVERLGGVPVLPTGAGHDAGILASVGVPSAMVFVRNPTGVSHAPDEHAETADCLAGVDALATVLEELAWE; translated from the coding sequence ATGTGGGCCGACCTGGCCGGGATCGGCCGCGCCCCTGGCGACGCCGGCGGCTACCGCCGGTTCGTGTGGTCCGACGCCGACCTGACCCTGCGCGAGTGGTTCGTCGGCGAGGCCAACGCCCGCGGGCTCGGCGTCCACGAGGACCGGGCCGGCAACCTGTGGGCGTGGTGGGGCGATCCCACGGCCGGCGACGCCGTCGTGACCGGCAGCCACCTCGACTCCGTGCCCTCGGGTGGGGCGTTCGACGGTCCCCTGGGCGTGGTGTCGGGCTTGCTCGCCGTCGACCGGCTGCTCGAGACCGGCACCATGCCGGACCGGCCGATCGCGGTGGTGGCGTTCTCCGACGAGGAGGGCGGCCGCTACGGGATCGCCTGTGGCGGCTCGCGGGTGCTGACCGGGCTGCTGCCGGCGGAGCGCGCGCTCGCGCTGCGCGACGACGACGGGGTCACGCAGGCCGAGGCGTTGCGCGCGTCCGGCCGCGCGGAGGCGGCCTTCGGTGCCGATCCGGAGGTGCTGCGGACGGTCGGCACGTTCGTGGAACTGCACGTCGAGCAGGGCCGCGGCCTGGTCGACCTCGACGCGCCGGTCGGGGTGGCCTCGGCGATCCGCGGCCACGGCCGGTGGCGTTTCGACCTCGCCGGGCGGCCCGACCACGCCGGCACCACGCGGTTGGAGGACCGCGACGACCCGATGCTGACGCAGGCCCGGCTGGTGCTGGCGGCGCGCGACGCCGCCGCCCGCCACGACGCCGTGGCGACCGTCGGCAAGGTGCTGGTCGAACCCAACGCCGTCAACGCGGTCCCGGCGCGGGTGCAGGCGTGGCTGGACGCCCGCGCCGACGACGACGAGGTCGTGCGTGCCGTCGTGGCGGAGGTCGCCGGTGCGATCGGCGTGGAGGCGGTCGAGGAGTCCTGGACCCCACGCGTCGACTTCGCTGCCGGGCTGCGCGATCGGCTGGTCGAACGGTTGGGCGGCGTACCGGTCCTGCCCACCGGAGCAGGGCACGACGCGGGAATCCTGGCCAGCGTCGGCGTACCGTCGGCGATGGTGTTCGTGCGCAACCCGACCGGGGTGTCGCACGCCCCGGACGAGCACGCGGAGACCGCCGACTGCCTGGCCGGCGTGGACGCGCTGGCCACCGTGCTGGAGGAACTCGCGTGGGAATGA
- a CDS encoding formimidoylglutamate deiminase yields MTAYVCDLALLPGGKVASDVVVEVADGRFTRVAVGGHAPARARRLAGLVLPGLADAHSHAFHRALRGRTHTGRGSFWTWREQMYAIAGRLTPDTYLSLARAAFAEGVLAGFTTVGEFHYLHHAPDGTPYDDANAMGHALVQAAREAGIRLTLLDACYLTGGVSDDLSRGGLVQPLTGTQVRFGDGDADGWATRAEALASAHAAADDVVVGAAVHSVRAVPVDALGAVAGWAADHGAPVHAHVSEQPAENEACHAIHATTPSQLLYDHGLLGERFTAVHATHVTPEDLTVLGQTRSTVCLCPTTERDLADGIGPARAMLEAGIRLAFGSDSRAVVDPFEEARAAELDTRLLTLQRGVLTVEDLATALTVDGHACLGWADAGRIAEGARADLVAVRLDSVRTAGADAASALDTALYAAAAPDVTDVVVGGREVVRDGQHVLGDVGRLLADAIASVVEET; encoded by the coding sequence ATGACCGCCTACGTGTGCGACCTGGCGCTGCTCCCGGGCGGCAAGGTCGCGTCCGACGTCGTCGTCGAGGTGGCCGACGGGCGCTTCACCCGGGTCGCCGTCGGCGGGCACGCCCCCGCGCGGGCGCGTCGCCTGGCGGGCCTGGTCCTGCCCGGCCTGGCGGACGCGCACAGCCACGCGTTCCACCGGGCCCTGCGGGGGCGCACCCACACCGGCCGCGGGTCGTTCTGGACCTGGCGCGAGCAGATGTACGCGATCGCGGGCCGGCTCACCCCGGACACGTACCTGTCGTTGGCGCGCGCCGCCTTCGCCGAGGGCGTGCTGGCCGGCTTCACCACCGTTGGCGAGTTCCACTACCTGCACCACGCACCCGACGGCACGCCGTACGACGACGCGAACGCGATGGGCCACGCCCTGGTGCAGGCCGCCCGGGAGGCGGGCATCCGCCTCACGCTGCTCGACGCCTGCTACCTGACCGGCGGGGTGTCCGACGACCTGTCGCGAGGTGGGCTGGTCCAGCCCCTCACCGGCACGCAGGTCCGGTTCGGCGACGGTGACGCCGACGGCTGGGCGACGCGCGCCGAGGCGCTCGCGTCCGCCCATGCCGCCGCGGACGACGTGGTGGTCGGTGCCGCCGTGCACTCCGTACGGGCGGTCCCTGTCGACGCGCTGGGCGCCGTCGCGGGGTGGGCCGCGGACCATGGCGCGCCGGTGCACGCCCACGTGTCCGAGCAGCCGGCGGAGAACGAGGCCTGCCACGCCATCCACGCGACGACACCGAGCCAGCTGTTGTACGACCACGGCCTGCTGGGCGAGCGCTTCACGGCCGTGCACGCCACTCACGTCACGCCCGAGGACCTGACGGTCCTGGGGCAGACCCGCTCGACGGTGTGCCTGTGCCCCACGACCGAACGCGACCTCGCGGACGGGATCGGCCCGGCCCGCGCGATGCTGGAGGCCGGGATCCGTCTCGCGTTCGGCTCGGACAGCCGGGCGGTCGTGGACCCGTTCGAGGAGGCTCGCGCCGCAGAGCTGGACACGCGGCTGCTCACCCTGCAACGTGGGGTGCTGACCGTGGAGGACCTCGCCACCGCCCTGACCGTGGACGGCCACGCCTGCCTGGGGTGGGCGGACGCCGGCCGGATCGCCGAGGGCGCCCGCGCGGACCTGGTGGCGGTGCGCCTGGACTCGGTGCGCACGGCCGGCGCCGACGCCGCCAGCGCCCTCGACACGGCCCTGTACGCCGCCGCCGCCCCGGACGTCACCGACGTGGTCGTTGGCGGGCGCGAGGTCGTGCGTGACGGCCAGCACGTGCTGGGCGACGTCGGTCGCCTGCTGGCCGACGCGATCGCGTCGGTCGTCGAGGAGACCTGA
- the hutI gene encoding imidazolonepropionase yields the protein MGSVLYDRIGELVTNDPSQGDGSLLGRLHDAAVVVEHGRVAWLGASAAAPATDQRVDLDGRCVLPAFVDCHTHLVFAGDRSEEFAARMAGRPYAAGGIRTTVAATRDASADALLSRARRRLHEARRQGTGLVEIKSGYGLDVAAEARMLQVARQLTDETTFLGAHVVPTEWQHDPDGYVDLVCGHMLDACAPHARWVDVFVEDGAFGAEAAREILLAGRKKGLGLRVHANQLQNGPGVQLACELGAASADHCTHLTDDDVTALADSGTVAALVPGADFSTRSPVYPDGRRLWDAGATVALATDCNPGTSFTTSMPFCVALAVRECGLTPAEAVWAATAGSARALQRDDAGHLVVGSPAAMTLLDAPSHVHLAYRPGVPLAGPLVAPDAAP from the coding sequence ATGGGAAGCGTGCTGTACGACCGGATCGGTGAGCTGGTCACCAACGACCCGTCGCAGGGCGACGGGTCGCTTCTCGGACGGCTGCACGACGCCGCCGTCGTGGTCGAGCACGGCCGCGTGGCCTGGCTGGGTGCCAGCGCAGCGGCGCCCGCCACCGATCAGCGCGTCGACCTGGACGGACGGTGCGTACTGCCCGCGTTCGTCGACTGCCACACGCACCTGGTCTTCGCGGGCGACCGTTCCGAGGAGTTCGCCGCCAGGATGGCGGGTCGGCCGTACGCGGCGGGCGGGATCCGCACCACCGTGGCCGCGACGCGGGACGCCTCCGCCGACGCGCTGCTGAGCCGGGCCCGCCGGCGCCTGCACGAGGCGCGCCGGCAGGGCACCGGGCTGGTCGAGATCAAGTCCGGCTACGGCCTCGACGTCGCGGCCGAGGCCCGGATGCTGCAGGTCGCGCGGCAGCTCACGGACGAAACGACGTTCCTCGGCGCCCACGTCGTCCCCACGGAGTGGCAGCACGACCCGGACGGCTACGTCGACCTCGTGTGCGGTCATATGCTGGACGCCTGCGCCCCCCACGCCAGGTGGGTCGACGTGTTCGTCGAGGACGGCGCGTTCGGTGCCGAGGCGGCCCGCGAGATCCTGCTCGCCGGGCGGAAGAAGGGCCTGGGGTTGCGGGTCCACGCCAACCAGCTGCAGAACGGTCCGGGCGTGCAACTGGCCTGCGAGCTCGGCGCCGCCAGCGCCGACCATTGCACGCACCTGACCGACGACGACGTCACGGCGCTGGCGGACAGCGGCACCGTGGCGGCCCTGGTGCCGGGCGCGGACTTCTCGACCCGCTCCCCCGTCTACCCCGACGGTCGTCGCCTGTGGGACGCCGGCGCGACGGTCGCGCTGGCGACGGACTGCAACCCGGGCACCTCGTTCACGACCTCCATGCCGTTCTGCGTCGCGCTGGCCGTGCGCGAGTGCGGCCTGACCCCGGCCGAGGCGGTGTGGGCCGCCACCGCCGGGTCCGCCCGGGCACTGCAGCGCGACGACGCCGGTCACCTCGTCGTCGGGTCGCCGGCGGCCATGACGCTGCTCGACGCGCCCAGCCACGTCCACCTCGCGTACCGCCCCGGCGTGCCGCTGGCGGGCCCGCTCGTCGCACCGGACGCGGCGCCGTAG
- a CDS encoding CAP domain-containing protein: MPVLLRRMTVSLLAAALLAAPLTATSAAVAPAEAHAAAKNGCKVVAKPEAASRDFIAAQRKKAKVGAIKHAGDLRDVARDHAMRMCTRDRLYHNPNLTKEVRNWRSVGENVGRGTTIDRLNRAFMDSPGHRANVLDKRWTQYGVGVAVNGQGKVYVVQVYRRHR; this comes from the coding sequence ATGCCCGTGCTGCTCCGCCGGATGACCGTCTCCCTGCTCGCCGCCGCGCTCCTGGCCGCGCCGCTGACCGCCACGTCGGCGGCGGTCGCACCTGCCGAAGCCCACGCCGCCGCGAAGAACGGCTGCAAGGTCGTCGCCAAGCCCGAGGCGGCGTCGCGCGACTTCATCGCTGCCCAACGCAAGAAGGCCAAGGTCGGCGCGATCAAGCACGCCGGCGACCTTCGCGACGTGGCCCGCGACCACGCCATGCGCATGTGCACCAGGGACCGCCTGTACCACAACCCCAACCTGACCAAGGAGGTCAGGAACTGGCGCTCGGTCGGGGAGAACGTCGGTCGCGGCACGACCATCGACCGCCTCAACCGGGCGTTCATGGACTCGCCCGGACACCGGGCCAACGTGCTCGACAAGCGCTGGACCCAGTACGGCGTCGGGGTGGCCGTCAACGGCCAGGGCAAGGTCTACGTGGTGCAGGTCTACCGCCGCCACCGGTGA
- a CDS encoding SDR family NAD(P)-dependent oxidoreductase: MTAPLAGRIAIVTGAGSGIGAATARRLAADGAAVILTGRRPAPLEAVAASCGGIAVVADVTEPGDWARVTATAQDRFGGADVLVANAGVEAFGSVESVRLDDWHAVQRTNVDGVLLGIRAVAPLLRRRGGGSIVVVSSVAGLTAGPDYAAYVTSKTAVLGLVRSAAVDLGPDRIRVNALCPGWTRTEMSERETAAIAAEQGTTAEALWTRLVAPLPLGRAADPDEIAACVRFLAGPESSFVTGSTLVADGGGGAVDVGTLGSPVERGGLRDPSVPNGDGHRWRR, encoded by the coding sequence ATGACGGCACCGCTGGCAGGCCGGATCGCGATCGTCACCGGGGCAGGCAGCGGCATCGGCGCCGCGACGGCCAGGCGGCTGGCGGCCGACGGCGCCGCGGTGATCCTGACGGGCCGGCGTCCGGCACCGCTCGAGGCGGTGGCGGCATCGTGCGGCGGGATCGCCGTGGTCGCCGACGTCACCGAGCCGGGCGACTGGGCGCGCGTCACCGCGACGGCGCAGGACCGCTTCGGCGGCGCCGACGTGCTCGTGGCCAACGCGGGCGTCGAGGCATTCGGGTCGGTGGAGTCGGTCCGGCTCGACGACTGGCACGCCGTCCAGCGCACGAACGTCGACGGAGTGCTGCTGGGAATCCGTGCCGTCGCGCCCCTGCTGCGCCGGCGCGGTGGCGGCAGCATCGTCGTCGTGTCGTCGGTGGCCGGGCTGACCGCCGGCCCCGACTACGCGGCGTACGTCACCTCGAAGACCGCCGTGCTGGGCCTGGTGCGCTCGGCGGCCGTCGACCTCGGCCCCGACCGGATCCGCGTCAACGCCCTGTGCCCGGGATGGACCCGGACCGAGATGAGCGAACGCGAGACGGCGGCGATCGCTGCCGAGCAGGGCACGACCGCCGAGGCGCTGTGGACGCGACTGGTCGCGCCGCTGCCACTGGGGCGGGCCGCGGATCCCGACGAGATCGCTGCGTGCGTGCGGTTCCTCGCCGGTCCCGAGTCGTCGTTCGTCACCGGCTCCACGCTGGTCGCCGACGGCGGGGGCGGCGCGGTCGATGTCGGCACACTCGGCTCGCCGGTTGAGCGTGGCGGGTTGCGCGACCCTTCCGTGCCGAACGGTGATGGTCACCGGTGGCGGCGGTAG
- a CDS encoding TIGR03619 family F420-dependent LLM class oxidoreductase, whose protein sequence is MIPTSPRVVLVLSENWTLIDPREPRRLVEVARIAEDAGIDTVMLSEHVVLGPSAGAAGVMGNPRDYALPGNQDPAMPWPDSLVVASAVAAATTTLRIALAAIIAPLRHPLLLAKQLATLDLLSGGRLVVQPTVSWHEDEYRALDVPFRERGARLDEHLAAWRASWRESPATFHGRHYRFEDVYLEPKPARPTGPWLWIGGSSVHPAVRRRLVEHADGFHPLGQPSDDALADLRDALRAAGRDPASLEWIGGIRGRFPDEHAPADLDEALEQVPVQIARGFGTICVKPSQFLDDPSQLPAFCRRVVSRVQELMA, encoded by the coding sequence ATGATCCCCACATCGCCGCGCGTCGTCCTGGTCCTGTCCGAGAACTGGACCCTGATCGACCCGCGTGAGCCGCGACGACTGGTCGAGGTGGCTCGCATCGCCGAGGACGCCGGCATCGACACCGTGATGCTGTCCGAACACGTCGTGCTCGGACCGTCCGCCGGGGCCGCCGGCGTGATGGGCAACCCGCGCGACTACGCGCTGCCCGGCAACCAGGACCCGGCGATGCCGTGGCCCGACTCGTTGGTGGTCGCGAGCGCCGTCGCCGCCGCCACCACGACCCTGCGGATCGCACTGGCAGCCATCATCGCGCCGCTTCGCCACCCGCTCCTGCTCGCCAAGCAGCTCGCGACCCTGGACCTGCTCAGTGGCGGGCGCCTGGTCGTGCAGCCGACCGTGAGCTGGCACGAGGACGAGTACCGGGCTCTCGACGTGCCGTTCCGGGAGCGCGGCGCGCGGCTGGACGAGCATCTCGCCGCCTGGCGCGCGTCGTGGCGCGAGTCGCCGGCCACGTTCCACGGCCGCCACTACCGCTTCGAGGACGTCTACCTCGAACCCAAGCCCGCGCGACCGACCGGGCCGTGGCTGTGGATCGGCGGCAGTTCGGTCCACCCGGCCGTGCGACGACGACTGGTCGAGCACGCCGACGGCTTCCACCCGCTCGGTCAGCCGTCCGACGACGCGTTGGCCGACCTGCGCGACGCCCTGCGCGCGGCGGGCCGCGACCCGGCGTCGCTGGAGTGGATCGGCGGCATCCGCGGCCGGTTCCCCGACGAGCACGCGCCGGCCGACCTCGACGAGGCCCTCGAGCAGGTGCCCGTCCAGATCGCGCGTGGCTTCGGGACGATCTGTGTGAAACCGTCGCAGTTCCTCGACGACCCGAGCCAGCTGCCGGCGTTCTGTCGCCGGGTCGTCAGCCGTGTGCAGGAGCTGATGGCATGA
- a CDS encoding crotonase/enoyl-CoA hydratase family protein — protein sequence MDGLETIRYERDGHVARITLDRPERGNGLTRRLIDELAAAVEYADLDPEVRVVLLAGSGSGFCGGYDLVDAAEELGEDAPDDSALPRGAPPVPDGAPTDPRVMAANHDPSRPWDPMVDHGMMSRNVRAFMTLFHVATPVICKVHGFCVAGGTDLALCSDLLVIAEDAKIGYPPARVWGSPTTAMWAARLGPQRAKRLLFTGDCLSGAEALEWGLAIEAPPADRLDERADALAARIARMPLNQLQMMKLLVNQQVYGQGLHATQLLGTVFDGITRHTAEGYAFRRRAAEAGFRQAVRERDEPFGDAGRSTFKG from the coding sequence ATGGACGGGCTGGAGACGATCCGCTACGAGCGTGACGGCCACGTGGCGCGCATCACCCTGGACCGTCCGGAACGGGGCAACGGGCTGACCCGGCGACTGATCGACGAGTTGGCGGCCGCGGTCGAGTACGCCGACCTCGACCCCGAGGTGCGGGTCGTGCTGCTGGCGGGCAGCGGCAGCGGCTTCTGCGGTGGCTACGACCTCGTCGACGCCGCGGAAGAGCTCGGCGAGGACGCGCCCGACGATTCCGCCCTCCCCCGCGGTGCCCCGCCCGTCCCGGACGGCGCCCCCACCGACCCGCGGGTCATGGCCGCCAACCACGATCCGTCGCGGCCGTGGGACCCGATGGTCGACCACGGGATGATGAGCCGCAACGTGCGCGCCTTCATGACGCTGTTCCACGTCGCCACGCCGGTGATCTGCAAGGTGCACGGGTTCTGCGTGGCCGGCGGGACGGATTTGGCGCTGTGCTCCGACCTGCTCGTGATCGCCGAGGACGCCAAGATCGGCTACCCGCCGGCACGGGTGTGGGGCTCGCCGACGACCGCCATGTGGGCGGCGCGGCTGGGCCCCCAGCGCGCGAAGCGGCTCCTCTTCACCGGCGACTGCCTCTCGGGCGCCGAGGCGCTGGAGTGGGGACTGGCCATCGAGGCGCCGCCGGCCGACCGCCTCGACGAGCGTGCCGACGCCCTGGCGGCCCGGATCGCCCGGATGCCGCTGAACCAGCTGCAGATGATGAAGTTGCTGGTCAACCAGCAGGTGTACGGCCAGGGACTGCACGCCACCCAGCTGCTCGGCACGGTCTTCGACGGCATCACCCGCCACACGGCGGAGGGGTACGCGTTCCGCCGGCGCGCCGCCGAGGCCGGTTTCCGGCAGGCCGTCCGGGAACGCGACGAGCCGTTCGGTGACGCGGGACGCTCCACCTTCAAGGGCTGA